The proteins below are encoded in one region of Mycobacterium shinjukuense:
- a CDS encoding ABC transporter permease, translated as MGWYLVRRIAVMVPVFLGATLLIYGMVFLLPGDPVAALAGDRPLTPAVAGQLRAQYHLDDPFVVQYVRYLGGLLHGDLGRAYSGLPVSAVLAHAFPVTLRLALIALAVEAALGIGFGVIAGLRQGGIFDATVLVTGLIIVAIPIFVLGFLAQYLFGVRLGWAPVTVGGRATFGRLLLPGIVLGAVSFAYVVRLTRSAVAANAHADYVRTATAKGLSRPRVVTVHILRNSLIPVVTFLGADFGALMGGAIVTEGIFNIHGVGGVLYQAVTRQEAPTVVSIVTVLVVVYLITNLLVDLLYAALDPRIRYG; from the coding sequence ATGGGTTGGTATCTGGTGCGCCGGATCGCCGTCATGGTGCCGGTGTTCCTCGGCGCTACGCTGCTGATCTACGGCATGGTGTTCCTGCTGCCCGGTGACCCGGTGGCCGCGCTGGCCGGGGACCGGCCGCTGACCCCCGCCGTGGCCGGGCAACTACGCGCCCAGTATCACCTTGACGATCCGTTCGTCGTGCAGTATGTGCGCTATCTGGGCGGCCTGCTGCACGGCGACCTGGGCCGGGCCTATTCCGGGCTACCGGTCAGCGCCGTTCTGGCGCATGCGTTTCCGGTCACCCTGAGGCTGGCCCTGATCGCGCTGGCGGTGGAGGCGGCGCTGGGGATCGGCTTCGGCGTGATCGCCGGGCTGCGTCAGGGCGGCATCTTTGACGCGACGGTGTTGGTCACCGGGCTGATCATCGTCGCGATCCCGATCTTCGTGCTGGGCTTTCTGGCGCAATACCTGTTCGGGGTGCGGCTGGGATGGGCGCCGGTGACGGTGGGCGGACGGGCGACATTCGGCCGGCTGCTGCTGCCCGGGATCGTGTTGGGTGCGGTGTCCTTCGCGTATGTGGTGCGGCTGACCCGGTCCGCGGTGGCCGCCAACGCGCACGCCGATTACGTTCGCACCGCCACCGCCAAGGGGTTGTCGCGGCCGCGGGTGGTGACGGTGCACATCTTGCGCAACTCGCTGATCCCGGTGGTGACCTTTCTCGGCGCGGATTTCGGGGCGCTGATGGGCGGGGCCATCGTGACCGAGGGCATCTTCAACATCCACGGCGTCGGCGGTGTGCTGTATCAGGCGGTCACCCGGCAGGAAGCGCCGACGGTGGTGTCGATCGTGACGGTGCTGGTGGTGGTCTATCTGATCACCAATCTGCTGGTGGATCTGCTCTACGCCGCCCTGGACCCGCGGATCCGATATGGCTGA
- a CDS encoding ABC transporter permease codes for MAEHTGFWLDTWRGLRRRPKFVVAAALILLILVVAAFPALFTAADPTYADPNQSMFSPSGTHWFGTDLQGHDIYARTVYGARASVVVGLGATFAALVVGGTLGALAGFYGGWVDAVISRITDVFFGLPLLLAAIVLMQVMHHRTVGTVIVILGLFGWPQVARVARGSVLEARVSDYVLAAKALGLSRFQILRRHVLPNALGPVIAVATIALGGFIVTEATLSYLGVGLPASVVSWGGDINVAQARLRAGSPILFYPAGALAITVLAFMTMGDVLRDALDPASRALRA; via the coding sequence ATGGCTGAGCACACCGGGTTCTGGCTCGACACCTGGCGCGGTCTGCGCCGGCGTCCCAAGTTCGTCGTCGCCGCCGCGTTGATCCTGCTGATTCTTGTCGTGGCGGCGTTTCCGGCGCTGTTCACCGCGGCCGACCCAACCTATGCCGATCCCAACCAGAGCATGTTTTCCCCGTCGGGGACCCACTGGTTCGGCACCGACCTGCAGGGCCACGACATCTATGCGCGCACGGTCTACGGTGCGCGCGCTTCGGTGGTGGTTGGACTGGGAGCCACGTTCGCCGCGTTGGTCGTGGGTGGGACGCTGGGCGCGCTGGCCGGTTTCTACGGCGGCTGGGTGGACGCGGTGATTTCGCGAATCACCGACGTGTTCTTCGGCTTGCCGCTGCTGCTGGCCGCCATCGTGCTCATGCAGGTGATGCATCACCGCACGGTGGGAACGGTGATCGTCATCCTGGGCCTGTTCGGTTGGCCGCAGGTGGCCAGGGTCGCCCGCGGCTCGGTGCTCGAAGCACGGGTCAGCGACTATGTGCTCGCGGCGAAAGCCCTGGGGCTGAGCAGGTTTCAAATTTTGCGGCGGCATGTGCTGCCCAACGCCCTGGGGCCGGTGATCGCGGTGGCCACCATCGCCCTGGGCGGCTTCATCGTCACCGAGGCCACGTTGTCCTACCTGGGGGTCGGACTGCCCGCGTCGGTGGTGTCCTGGGGCGGTGACATCAATGTCGCCCAGGCCCGGCTACGGGCAGGTTCGCCCATCCTGTTCTACCCAGCTGGTGCACTGGCGATTACGGTGCTGGCTTTCATGACGATGGGCGACGTTCTGCGGGACGCACTGGACCCGGCCTCACGGGCGTTGCGCGCGTGA
- a CDS encoding dipeptide ABC transporter ATP-binding protein, protein MSGIGEPLLSVRGLEVRFGAGEPVVRGVDLTVGRGQTVAVVGESGSGKSTTAAAILGLLSPGGRITAGRIVFDGHDITTFDRRADRRLLRSIRGRDIGYVPQDPMTNLNPVWKVGFQIREALRANTDGRNTRRRAVQLLAEAGMPDPVRQAGRYPHQLSGGMCQRALIAIGLAGRPRLLIADEPTSALDVTVQRQVLDHLQRLTDELGTALLLITHDLALAAERAESVVVMHRGVVVESGAAQSILQDPRHEYTQRLVAAAPSLTARDTRSAQVRSRVAAAAAAHAGGQDDILVVSELTKIYREPHGKPWRRVEFRAVDGVSFRLRRASTLAIVGESGSGKSTLARMVLGLLKPTWGTVVFDRTYHVGGLDPAAALAFRRRMQPVFQNPYSSLDPRYTVFRAIEEPLRIHRVGDRKQRRQAVRELVDQVALPPSVLGRLPRELSGGQRQRVAIARALALRPDVLVCDEAVSALDVVVQAQILNLLADLQASLGLTYLFISHDLAVVRQIADDVLVMRAGRVVEHAPTEAVFTSPRHEYTQQLLAAIPGAAAGAHQVGNP, encoded by the coding sequence GTGAGCGGGATCGGCGAGCCGCTGTTGTCGGTGCGGGGCCTGGAAGTCAGGTTCGGCGCCGGCGAGCCCGTGGTTCGCGGCGTGGATCTGACCGTCGGTCGCGGCCAGACCGTCGCCGTGGTCGGGGAATCGGGGTCGGGAAAGTCCACGACGGCCGCTGCGATCCTTGGTCTGCTTTCCCCCGGTGGCCGAATCACCGCCGGGCGCATCGTTTTCGACGGGCACGACATCACGACGTTCGACCGTAGGGCCGATCGACGGCTGTTGCGGTCCATCAGAGGTCGCGACATCGGGTATGTACCGCAGGATCCGATGACCAACCTCAACCCGGTGTGGAAGGTTGGGTTTCAGATCCGAGAAGCGTTGCGGGCCAACACCGATGGCCGCAACACGCGGCGACGGGCGGTGCAGCTGCTCGCCGAGGCCGGGATGCCGGATCCGGTCAGACAAGCCGGCCGTTATCCGCATCAGCTGTCCGGCGGAATGTGCCAGCGCGCGCTGATCGCCATCGGGTTGGCGGGCAGGCCGCGGCTGCTGATCGCCGACGAGCCGACCTCGGCCCTCGACGTCACCGTGCAACGGCAGGTCCTCGACCATCTGCAGCGGCTCACCGACGAACTGGGCACCGCGCTGCTGCTGATCACCCACGACCTGGCGCTGGCCGCCGAGCGGGCCGAGTCCGTGGTGGTGATGCATCGCGGGGTGGTGGTGGAATCCGGTGCGGCGCAGTCGATTTTGCAGGATCCGCGACACGAGTACACCCAACGGCTGGTGGCCGCGGCCCCGTCGCTGACCGCGCGTGACACCCGATCGGCCCAAGTCCGGTCGCGGGTGGCGGCCGCGGCCGCCGCACATGCCGGCGGACAGGACGACATTCTGGTCGTGTCCGAGCTGACCAAGATCTACCGTGAGCCGCACGGCAAACCGTGGCGGCGCGTCGAGTTTCGCGCCGTCGACGGGGTGTCGTTTCGGCTGCGCCGGGCAAGCACCTTGGCGATCGTCGGCGAGTCGGGATCGGGCAAGTCGACGCTGGCGCGGATGGTGCTGGGTCTGCTGAAACCGACGTGGGGCACGGTGGTTTTCGACCGCACCTACCACGTCGGTGGCCTGGACCCGGCCGCGGCGCTGGCCTTTCGCCGTCGGATGCAACCGGTGTTCCAGAACCCCTACAGCAGCTTGGATCCCAGGTACACAGTGTTTCGGGCCATCGAGGAACCGTTGCGCATCCATCGGGTCGGGGACCGCAAGCAGCGCCGGCAGGCGGTGCGTGAGCTGGTCGACCAGGTGGCGCTGCCGCCGTCGGTGTTGGGTCGGCTGCCCCGTGAGCTGTCGGGCGGTCAGCGGCAACGGGTCGCGATCGCCCGCGCGTTGGCACTGCGGCCCGACGTGCTGGTGTGCGACGAGGCGGTTTCGGCGCTCGATGTTGTGGTGCAGGCGCAGATCCTGAACCTGCTGGCCGATCTGCAGGCCAGCCTGGGTTTGACCTACCTGTTCATCAGTCACGACCTGGCGGTGGTTCGTCAGATCGCCGACGATGTCTTGGTGATGCGCGCTGGCCGGGTGGTGGAGCATGCCCCCACCGAGGCGGTGTTCACCAGCCCCCGCCACGAGTACACCCAACAGTTGCTGGCGGCCATTCCCGGCGCGGCGGCCGGTGCCCACCAGGTTGGCAACCCATGA
- a CDS encoding Fic family protein, which translates to MTADPLAALMELPGVAAAGDRARAALGRVHRHRANLRGWPLTAAEAALRAARASSVLDGGPVTPAEPTESAGISDPVFGGALRVAQALEGGTGPLVGVWQRAPLQALARLHMLAAAGQVGDERLGRPRADPEVGPRLELLVRVVTGHTRASGPVIAAVAHGELLTLQPFGSADGVVARAVSRLVSVATGVDPHGLGVPEVYWMRRPADYRDAARGFAEGTPEGVARWLVLCCRAMQAGAQEALSIAELVADGPRK; encoded by the coding sequence ATGACGGCTGATCCGCTGGCCGCGTTGATGGAGCTGCCCGGCGTCGCCGCAGCCGGTGACCGCGCACGCGCGGCGCTGGGTCGGGTGCACCGGCACCGCGCCAACCTGCGGGGCTGGCCGTTGACCGCCGCCGAGGCGGCGTTGCGGGCGGCGCGCGCCTCGTCGGTGCTCGACGGCGGTCCGGTGACGCCGGCCGAGCCGACGGAGTCGGCCGGGATCAGCGATCCGGTGTTCGGTGGGGCGCTACGGGTCGCGCAGGCGCTGGAAGGGGGCACGGGCCCGCTGGTCGGGGTGTGGCAGCGGGCGCCGCTGCAGGCACTGGCCCGGTTGCACATGCTGGCGGCCGCCGGCCAGGTCGGCGACGAGCGGTTGGGCCGCCCACGCGCCGACCCCGAGGTTGGGCCGCGGCTGGAGTTGCTGGTGCGTGTGGTGACCGGTCACACGCGGGCGTCGGGGCCGGTGATAGCCGCGGTCGCCCACGGGGAGCTGTTGACCCTGCAGCCGTTTGGCAGTGCCGACGGGGTGGTGGCCCGTGCAGTGTCGCGGCTGGTGTCGGTGGCCACCGGGGTGGATCCGCATGGACTGGGTGTGCCGGAGGTGTATTGGATGCGCCGGCCAGCGGATTACCGCGACGCCGCGCGCGGATTCGCCGAGGGTACGCCCGAGGGTGTGGCGCGCTGGCTGGTGCTGTGTTGTCGGGCGATGCAGGCCGGTGCGCAGGAGGCTTTGTCGATTGCCGAGTTGGTAGCTGACGGCCCACGAAAATAG
- a CDS encoding HAD-IB family hydrolase, protein MSMSDSVAQQQTSPQSPGPPVPRTRTAAFFDLDKTIIAKSSTLAFSKPFYAQGLLTRRAVLKSSYAQFIFLLSGADHDQMDRMRTHLTNMCTGWDVTQVKSIVNETLHDIVTPLVFAEAADLIAAHKLCGRDVVVVSASGEEIVGPIARALGATHAMATRMVVEDGKYTGEVAFYCYGEGKVQAIRELAAREGYPLEHCYAYSDSITDLPMLEAVGHPSVVNPDRGLRREAVERGWPVLTFSKPVSLRDRIPAPSGAALATTAAVGISALAAGAVTYSLLRRFAF, encoded by the coding sequence GTGAGCATGTCCGACTCGGTAGCGCAGCAGCAAACCTCGCCACAATCACCGGGACCACCCGTTCCACGCACCCGCACCGCCGCCTTCTTCGACCTCGATAAGACCATCATCGCCAAGTCCAGCACGCTGGCGTTCAGCAAACCCTTCTACGCGCAGGGATTGCTCACCCGCCGCGCCGTCCTGAAGTCCAGTTACGCGCAATTCATCTTTTTGCTCTCCGGCGCTGACCATGACCAGATGGACCGGATGCGCACCCACCTGACCAACATGTGCACCGGCTGGGATGTCACGCAGGTGAAGTCGATCGTCAACGAGACACTGCACGACATCGTGACCCCCCTGGTGTTCGCCGAAGCGGCGGACCTGATCGCCGCCCACAAATTGTGCGGACGTGACGTCGTGGTGGTCTCGGCCTCCGGTGAGGAGATCGTGGGCCCGATCGCCCGGGCGCTGGGGGCGACGCACGCGATGGCAACCCGCATGGTCGTCGAGGACGGCAAGTACACCGGCGAGGTCGCGTTCTACTGCTACGGCGAAGGCAAGGTGCAGGCGATCCGCGAGCTGGCCGCCCGCGAGGGCTACCCGCTGGAACACTGCTACGCCTATTCCGACTCGATCACCGACCTGCCGATGCTCGAGGCCGTTGGCCACCCGTCGGTGGTCAACCCGGACCGCGGGTTACGCAGAGAAGCCGTCGAACGTGGCTGGCCGGTGCTGACGTTCTCCAAGCCGGTGTCGCTGCGCGACCGCATTCCGGCGCCATCGGGTGCCGCGCTTGCCACCACGGCCGCGGTGGGAATCAGCGCGCTGGCGGCCGGGGCGGTCACCTACTCGCTGCTGCGCCGTTTCGCGTTCTAA
- the ssd gene encoding septum site-determining protein Ssd — translation MLTGPALREELDRVAAAVGVRVVHAGGRTSVSRKAWSAAAAVVLDQAAAERCGQAGFPRRTHVSVLTDTETITATWAAAISVGAQHVLRMPEQADELIRELAEATEAARPDTVGGAVVAVIGGCGGAGASLFAVALARVAPDALLVDLDPWGGGIDLPMGGETTPGLRWPDLALHGGRLSWSAVREALPRHRGTSWLSGTRRGCELEAHAVDAVVDAGRRGGATVVCDLPRRLTDAAQTALACADLVVLVSPCGVRACAATATVAPVLAATNPNLGLVVRGPSPAGLRAADVADIVGVPLLATMRAQPRLAGQLEHGGLRLRRRSPLAVAARRVLGVLPPTGCAVGSRPNGRAA, via the coding sequence GTGCTGACCGGTCCGGCGTTACGCGAGGAGCTGGACCGGGTCGCGGCAGCGGTCGGTGTTCGCGTTGTTCATGCCGGTGGCCGCACATCGGTGAGCCGCAAGGCGTGGTCGGCGGCCGCGGCCGTGGTGCTCGACCAGGCGGCGGCGGAGCGGTGCGGGCAGGCCGGGTTCCCGCGGCGCACCCACGTCAGCGTGCTGACCGACACCGAAACCATCACGGCGACCTGGGCGGCGGCCATCTCCGTCGGCGCCCAGCACGTGTTGCGGATGCCCGAGCAAGCGGATGAATTGATCCGCGAACTTGCCGAAGCCACGGAAGCGGCACGCCCCGACACGGTCGGCGGGGCCGTCGTCGCCGTCATCGGGGGCTGCGGTGGTGCGGGAGCGTCGCTGTTCGCGGTGGCCCTGGCGCGGGTCGCCCCCGACGCGTTGCTGGTGGATCTCGATCCCTGGGGCGGCGGCATCGACCTGCCGATGGGCGGTGAAACCACACCGGGTTTGCGCTGGCCCGACCTGGCGCTGCACGGCGGACGGTTGAGCTGGTCGGCCGTGCGCGAGGCGCTGCCGCGACATCGGGGGACCAGTTGGCTGTCGGGCACCCGGCGCGGATGCGAGCTGGAAGCCCATGCGGTGGACGCGGTCGTCGATGCCGGGCGCCGCGGAGGAGCCACCGTGGTGTGCGACCTTCCGCGCCGCCTCACCGACGCCGCCCAAACCGCGCTGGCTTGCGCCGATCTGGTCGTCCTGGTCAGCCCGTGCGGCGTGCGGGCCTGCGCGGCCACCGCCACGGTTGCGCCGGTGCTCGCCGCGACCAATCCCAACCTCGGACTGGTGGTGCGCGGGCCGTCGCCGGCGGGATTGCGGGCGGCCGACGTCGCCGACATCGTCGGCGTTCCGCTACTGGCGACCATGCGGGCCCAGCCGCGGCTCGCCGGGCAGCTCGAGCACGGCGGTCTGCGGCTGCGACGGCGATCCCCGCTGGCGGTCGCGGCCCGCAGGGTGCTTGGCGTGCTGCCACCCACGGGCTGTGCGGTGGGTTCGCGGCCGAACGGCCGGGCCGCATGA
- a CDS encoding TadA family conjugal transfer-associated ATPase has translation MTGSLIERVRERLAAESVPLRPNVVAAAIRAESGGILGDTEVLANLRLLQTELTGAGILEPLLCADGTTDVLVTAPDAVWVDDGNGLRRSHIRFPDEAAVRRLAQRLALAAGRRLDDAQPWVDGQLTGIGAGGFAVRLHAVLPPVAAAGTCLSLRVLRPATQDLAALTAAGAIAPQAAELVADIIAARLAFLVSGGTGAGKTTLLAAMLGAVSPAERIVCVEDAAELAPRHPHLVKLVARCPNVEGVGEVTVRHLVRQALRMRPDRIVVGEVRGAEVVDLLAALNTGHDGGAGTVHANSPGEVPARLEALGALGGLDRAALHSQLAAAVQVLLHVTRDRSGRRRLGEIAVLRRADSGRVQAVPVWYAEHGITEHSAELSRLLQTRTAA, from the coding sequence ATGACCGGCTCTCTGATCGAGCGGGTCCGCGAACGGCTGGCCGCGGAATCGGTCCCGCTGCGCCCCAACGTCGTGGCCGCAGCCATCCGGGCCGAGTCAGGCGGGATCCTCGGGGACACCGAGGTGCTGGCAAATCTCCGGTTGCTGCAGACCGAGCTGACCGGTGCCGGCATCCTCGAACCGCTGCTGTGCGCGGACGGCACCACTGACGTCCTGGTCACCGCGCCCGACGCGGTGTGGGTCGACGACGGAAACGGGCTGCGGCGCAGTCACATTCGGTTTCCCGACGAGGCGGCGGTGCGCCGGTTGGCGCAGCGACTGGCGTTGGCCGCCGGCCGCCGGCTCGACGACGCCCAGCCGTGGGTGGACGGCCAGCTAACCGGGATCGGCGCCGGAGGTTTCGCGGTCCGGCTGCACGCGGTGTTGCCGCCCGTGGCGGCCGCGGGCACCTGCTTGTCGTTGCGGGTGTTGCGGCCGGCCACCCAGGATCTGGCGGCGCTGACCGCTGCGGGCGCGATCGCGCCCCAGGCCGCTGAGCTGGTCGCCGACATCATCGCCGCCCGGCTGGCGTTTCTGGTGTCTGGCGGCACGGGCGCCGGAAAGACCACCCTGTTGGCCGCGATGTTGGGCGCCGTGTCGCCGGCCGAGCGGATCGTGTGCGTCGAGGACGCCGCCGAGCTGGCGCCCCGCCATCCCCACCTGGTCAAACTGGTCGCGCGGTGCCCCAACGTCGAAGGAGTGGGTGAGGTAACGGTGCGCCACCTCGTGCGGCAGGCGCTGCGGATGCGGCCCGACCGCATCGTGGTCGGCGAGGTCAGGGGAGCCGAAGTGGTGGATCTGCTGGCGGCACTGAACACCGGCCACGACGGCGGTGCCGGCACCGTCCACGCCAACAGCCCGGGTGAGGTTCCGGCCCGGCTGGAGGCGCTTGGCGCGCTCGGCGGCCTCGACCGCGCGGCGTTGCACAGTCAGCTCGCCGCGGCCGTCCAAGTGCTGCTGCACGTCACCCGCGACCGGTCCGGCCGACGCCGGCTGGGTGAGATCGCCGTGCTGCGCCGGGCGGATAGTGGGCGGGTTCAGGCGGTCCCGGTGTGGTACGCGGAACACGGGATCACCGAGCACTCCGCCGAGCTGAGCCGCCTGCTGCAAACCCGGACGGCGGCATGA
- a CDS encoding type II secretion system F family protein — MIGMLLAALPLALALVVSPPSPRRRLKPAVPSPRRVGAGWVICLAACVAVGVVVLLPLTNVLAVAVMGATVSLRYRRRRRLRRASNEGRALHAALDVLVGELRVGAHPVPAFGVAADEAEGPVAAALRAVAARARLGADVSAGLRAAARSSALPGYWERLAVCWQLASDHGLAIATLMRAAQRDIAERQRFSAMVTSRMAGARATAAILAGLPVLGLLLGQLFGARPLNFLLTGRAGGWLLVIGVTLACGGLLWADRIIDRAAR; from the coding sequence ATGATCGGGATGCTGCTCGCCGCGCTGCCGCTGGCGCTCGCGCTGGTGGTGTCGCCACCCTCGCCGCGGCGTCGCCTCAAGCCCGCCGTGCCCTCCCCTCGGCGCGTCGGCGCAGGGTGGGTGATCTGCCTGGCCGCCTGCGTCGCGGTCGGCGTCGTCGTGTTGCTGCCGTTGACGAACGTCTTGGCCGTCGCGGTCATGGGCGCCACCGTGAGCCTGCGCTACCGGCGTCGTCGCCGCCTCCGGCGCGCCAGCAACGAGGGGCGGGCGCTGCACGCCGCCCTTGACGTGCTGGTCGGTGAGCTGCGCGTGGGCGCCCATCCGGTGCCCGCGTTCGGCGTCGCCGCCGACGAGGCCGAGGGTCCGGTGGCCGCGGCCTTGCGCGCGGTCGCGGCGCGTGCACGATTGGGTGCCGACGTCTCCGCCGGCCTGCGTGCCGCGGCCCGATCGTCGGCCTTGCCCGGATATTGGGAGCGGCTGGCGGTGTGCTGGCAGCTGGCCAGTGATCACGGTCTGGCGATAGCCACCCTGATGCGGGCTGCGCAACGCGATATCGCTGAGCGGCAACGGTTCTCGGCAATGGTGACCTCCCGGATGGCCGGCGCCCGCGCCACCGCGGCCATCCTTGCGGGCCTGCCGGTGCTCGGCCTGCTGCTCGGGCAGCTGTTCGGTGCCCGACCGCTGAACTTCTTGCTCACCGGACGGGCGGGTGGATGGCTGCTGGTGATCGGGGTAACGCTGGCCTGCGGCGGGTTGCTGTGGGCGGACCGGATCATCGATCGGGCGGCGCGGTGA
- a CDS encoding type II secretion system F family protein, which yields MSVPALLLAMALWVGAGPTVVRARARATPREHPVRRGPAHGLGRGPDPLGVASSLDVLAVCLTAGMTVAAAAAATAASAPPQLARVLARAADLLTLGADPEIAWSAPPDLPVGAVDEQVDALLRLARRSASSGAALAEGVVELAAQSRQHAAHAATGAAERAGVLIAGPLGLCFLPAFVCLGIVPMVAGLAGAVLESGLV from the coding sequence GTGAGCGTGCCCGCGCTGTTGCTGGCCATGGCGTTGTGGGTCGGCGCCGGCCCGACGGTGGTACGGGCACGCGCCCGGGCGACGCCCCGCGAGCATCCGGTGCGCCGGGGCCCCGCACACGGGCTCGGACGCGGCCCGGATCCATTGGGGGTGGCATCCAGCCTGGACGTGCTGGCGGTCTGCCTGACCGCCGGCATGACGGTGGCCGCCGCCGCTGCCGCGACCGCCGCCTCCGCGCCGCCGCAGCTGGCGCGGGTCTTGGCCCGGGCCGCTGACCTGCTGACGCTGGGTGCCGACCCCGAGATCGCCTGGTCGGCCCCGCCGGATCTCCCCGTGGGCGCGGTCGATGAGCAGGTCGATGCGCTGCTGCGGCTGGCGCGGCGCTCGGCGTCCTCGGGTGCGGCCCTGGCCGAGGGCGTCGTTGAACTGGCCGCTCAGTCTCGCCAGCACGCAGCCCATGCCGCCACCGGCGCCGCCGAACGCGCCGGGGTGCTGATCGCCGGGCCGCTGGGGCTGTGCTTTCTTCCGGCGTTCGTGTGCCTGGGCATCGTGCCGATGGTCGCCGGGCTGGCCGGTGCGGTGTTGGAATCAGGCCTGGTATGA
- a CDS encoding DUF4244 domain-containing protein yields MFRAFVARMTLLAVDESGMSTVEYAIGTIAAAAFGAILYTVVTGDSVVSALNHIIGRALSTKV; encoded by the coding sequence ATGTTTCGCGCGTTCGTGGCGCGGATGACGCTGCTGGCGGTCGACGAGTCGGGCATGTCGACGGTCGAGTACGCGATCGGGACCATCGCGGCGGCGGCCTTCGGCGCGATCCTCTACACCGTCGTAACCGGCGATTCAGTGGTTTCGGCGCTCAACCACATCATCGGTCGCGCGCTGAGCACCAAGGTTTAA
- a CDS encoding TadE family type IV pilus minor pilin: MGASTVEAALAIATLVVVLVLCLAGITAVSMQVRCIDAAREAARLAARGDQRRAVDIARRIAPPAAQIQLRQDGEFLVATVVAHSRLLPTLAISARAVSAAEPR; the protein is encoded by the coding sequence GTGGGCGCGAGCACCGTTGAGGCGGCGCTGGCGATCGCCACCCTGGTGGTGGTGTTGGTGCTGTGCCTGGCGGGCATCACCGCGGTCTCGATGCAGGTCCGCTGCATCGACGCGGCCCGCGAAGCCGCTCGACTGGCCGCGCGCGGCGACCAACGCAGGGCCGTCGACATTGCCCGCCGAATCGCGCCGCCCGCAGCGCAGATCCAGCTTCGCCAGGACGGCGAGTTCCTGGTCGCCACGGTGGTGGCACATTCAAGACTGCTGCCTACCTTGGCTATTTCGGCGAGAGCGGTCTCGGCCGCCGAGCCGCGGTGA
- a CDS encoding Rv3654c family TadE-like protein — protein sequence MVAAAMVAVVLCVTGAAAYLGSAVVARHRAQAVADLAALAAAAGLPSGAAAACARATAVAHQMRVGGAHCDVEDLDVVVTVEAAVGPVGVARAVARAGPVDTAQSDRLG from the coding sequence GTGGTGGCGGCCGCCATGGTCGCCGTCGTGCTGTGCGTCACCGGTGCGGCCGCTTACCTGGGCTCGGCGGTGGTGGCCCGGCACCGTGCACAGGCGGTCGCCGACCTGGCCGCGTTGGCCGCCGCGGCGGGGCTACCGTCGGGGGCCGCGGCCGCGTGCGCGCGTGCGACGGCGGTGGCCCACCAGATGCGGGTCGGCGGCGCGCACTGCGATGTCGAGGACCTCGACGTCGTCGTCACCGTCGAGGCGGCTGTCGGGCCGGTGGGTGTGGCGCGGGCGGTCGCGCGCGCGGGCCCGGTGGACACGGCGCAGTCCGACCGACTTGGATAG